One Burkholderia gladioli genomic window, GTTGATCATATCTCCGCGCCAGAATCTATGATGACCTAGCCTTCCAAGCTCAATTGCAAAGGCAGGTTGAACGCTTCTGTTCGTCAGGGACAGAAGCGGACATCCGCTGGGGCGGCCTAACAGACTGGTGGGTGGCAGGTTCGTACGATGACTTACTCATCACGAACCCGACGACATTCGATCGCCTCGCCGAATATCTCAGGAAGAACGGCGCCAACCTGCCGGTGCCGGGTTCGACGTTGAAGGCATATGGGACGGTTGACGTAAAATGAAGAAGATCGGACTGCTAGCACTGAGCGTCGCTGTCACGCTGGCCGGGGGGTGGATGCTCGGAACGCTCACCATCAGCCAAACTGGGAACATGCCAGAGTGGATGAACCACGCGCTGCGCGTGCTGCTGCACATAACCGGCCGCGAAGACTTTGCGAACCCTGATGACCTGCCGGCGCTCGGCATGCTGGCCATACTGATCGCGTCAATCATCATTTGCGGCCTGCTCGTCTGGATCGCGAACGTCGCAATCTGCCGCGCTCGAACCCGTCGAGCCCAGGCGTAACGACATCGCGCGAGCGGGCTGCCCGCTCGCGCCACGCTTTAGAACAACCCAGCCGGCTCGGCGCCGACATCCCAGCTCGAAATGATCACCTCATGGCGGCTCGCGGCCTCCAGGCCCACTGTGTACTGGATCGGCACCGTCTCGATATGGAATCCGTCGAACACCTGCCGGATCTCCGGGTGATCATTCAGGCTCACGATCGCCCGGCCCTTGAGCGTCCGTAGGCGCTCGGCCATCCTCTCGTATTGCTCGAACGGAAACGCAACGCCATAACCGGCGGTGTCGAGATACGGCGGATCCAAGTAGAACAGCGTATGCGGACGATCGTATCGATCGATGCACTCGGCCCAATCCAGGCGCTCGATAAACGCGCTGGCGAGCCGCAGATGCGCTGCTGACAGATCCTCCTCCAGCCGAAGCAGGTTCAGGCCGGGAGGAGCGAGCGTCTTCGTGCCGAACGTCTGCCCCTCCAACTTGCCGCCAAAGCAACTTTTCTGCAGGTAATAGAACCTCGCCGCGCGCTGGATATCGGTGAGACTTTCCGGGACCGTCTGCTTGAGCCATTCGAACACCTGCCGGCTCGTCAGCGCCCATTTGAACTGGCGTACAAACTCCTCCAGATGGTGCTGCACCACCCGATACAGGTTGATCAGTTCCCCGTTGATGTCGTTGATCACCTCGACCTTGGCCGGCGGCCGAAGGAAGTACAACGCCGCCCCGCCCGCGAACACCTCGACGTAGCACTCGTGCGCAGGGAAACGGGGAATCAGGATGTCTGCCAGACGGCGCTTGCCGCCGAGCCAGGGAATGATGGGTTCCGCCATGGTGAAAGCCTTTTTTAAACTTGGTGTAGAATCCGGCCCGCCTACCGGTA contains:
- a CDS encoding DNA adenine methylase — its product is MAEPIIPWLGGKRRLADILIPRFPAHECYVEVFAGGAALYFLRPPAKVEVINDINGELINLYRVVQHHLEEFVRQFKWALTSRQVFEWLKQTVPESLTDIQRAARFYYLQKSCFGGKLEGQTFGTKTLAPPGLNLLRLEEDLSAAHLRLASAFIERLDWAECIDRYDRPHTLFYLDPPYLDTAGYGVAFPFEQYERMAERLRTLKGRAIVSLNDHPEIRQVFDGFHIETVPIQYTVGLEAASRHEVIISSWDVGAEPAGLF